The genomic interval atatatatatatatatatatatatatatatatatatatatatatacatacacacacacacacacacacacacacacacacacacacacacacacacacacacattcatcctAAGCTAAACATTTTTAGCAGAATTATATAGTCTACTGTAACCTCTCACTTATAAATATAGACCAATTTTATATAATACGTTGAATGAATTGTTAGAATGTATTAATttgcatagcctatatttagtaGTATTTTACATTAACTAAGCTTTTTCAAAGAAAGACGACAGACGATGTATACAGTAGGCTTTACCCATTGGGGCAAGTATTTATTTCTCGctttagtatttatttattgcaataacaTTAGGTATTGCTTCCATTAATTTCTctaaataatgtgtgtgtgtgtgtgtgtgtgtgtgtgtgtgtgtgtgtgtgtgtgtgtgtgtgtgtgtgtgtgtgtgtgtgtgtgtgtgtgtgtgtgtgtgttctaatTGGTTGgacaattttttaaaacatttttttggttgGCTGGTTGGTTAGTTGGTTAGTTAGTTGATTGGTTGGACGTGATCTCGAAAACATCAGCCACAGGAAGGTTCCCggctaaaaaaacatttaggccTAGGTATAGGGTCCCCTTTTACCTTTATTATTCGTTAAAGTTTTGACGAACACCACGAGATGCAAGTATTTTTCCGCCCTTCTCAGTTTAACTTAACAGATAAAACACTGCCATCTACCGGCCGTCACGTGCGTGTAAACGACATACCTACCTGCTTGTTCATTTCGCGAAGCCAGGGGTTCAAGTCACTTCTATAATGATGTACAACTAATGTAAGTATCACGCCACGAGTATCTTCTATTGGTtgtcagtcatttttatttatttttgtcattggTTGTTTATCTTCTTATATTGTCCATAGCGCGATGACAGACAGTATCTCAGTCTCAACTTAAGCTGCACTCAGTCGTCTTATCTCTGAAATCAATGTTTTCCCTTAAAGAagtaaatatgttttaaaaccaCGCACACTCAGTTGTGATGTAGAAATCAAACCAGTAGCTCAACAACAGCAGAGAAACATAAACGAAAATAGCTGGGCTCACCTTCTTGTCACTTTACTTTTTACGATAGCCTAGCTTATTGTCAAAGGGTCCTCTGAAATTAAAGTTTAGAAATATTTAAAGAAAACAGAATAAGTTAATACAGATATGTGACAATTTGTTATTAACAGGTGTTCAAAATCATAATGTCAGATATTGTCAGTGTTTTAGATGAACAGATGTGATGATTTATGTACATGTATTTATTGAATAGAAAACTGACTTTTGTAGTGCATTAACAatgacataacattatgaaataTCTCAATTTAAAGAACCAATtgatttaaaaatagaaatttcTATTCAAAAAAGTAATTCAAATATTCAAGTACAAATTAGTATATTAAACATGAGAATTAAATGATTACACTACAATTATACAGCTGACAGAGCAGAAGTTTTGATAAATGCATTAGGTACCACTGGAAgtaacatttcattttttatttttcttattataCGCTATTCTTGATGATGTCTATCCACATTCTctttattttcacattttcaagtGTCTTcattttttcagtgttttcaacctcATGTAATAGTCAGTTTGAACTGACACTTTTGGTCCAAAGAGTTGTATGAAGTCCTGCAGATTCTATTGTCCGCAGAAGACACACTGTGTAGGTGTATTCGTTTTCAGAACAATTTTTGCCACTGGTCTCTCTGTTTAGCCATCTTGCTAACTGATTAGCCAGGCATTTTCATCTGTATTCCTCTGATAACATgacttattttttgtatttttttttttttacaaaagtgGGTTgccaataatattttgaatccAATTCTCAGTCTCCATGAGAGCTGTCAGTCATTTTTCAGCTGTCTTTAGCACCAGTCAAACCTCTGTCCCACCATTTTGAAAAAGATTTGATTGGGTACTCGCAGGTAGCGGCAAAGCTTCTGGAAAGCCTCGTTGCTAAGTGGTGCATGTGGCCTTCCTTTAGACTCATCCAGGCACTTGTCGTGTCCCGCAGAGAGCATACAGTAAAAGCCCTTAGTGACATTAAAATAGAAGTTGTTTGGCTTTATCCGAGGTGGAAGTTCCAAAAACTTCTCTGCCTTTTGCAGCTCAGGGAACGGATTCTGAATCAGTGCTTCTCCATCCACAATGTGTATCTGCTCCCTGGGAAAAAGCTCCAGCCATCTGGCCAGGTGCTGGTAGTAAAAACTCCTCTGAAGGGCCTTGTATTTAGTGTTGATGTGTCCTTTTGATAGTAGCATCTCTTCCAGTGGCTGGTAAGGCTTGTTCTGCTGAATTCGGTTGTGGAGAACTTGTGTATAGTCTGACACGAGTCTCTCTGCAGGGTCACGAACGATCAGCAGCAGTTTCACCGCTGGATTTGTGGCCCATATCCTCCTTGGGGCCGGTGGTGCTGTGAAGTAGCCAGGGGTCTTTTCCACCGTCAGCTGCCCAGGAAGGGTGATGGGCATCTGGGCGCGGTACCAGTCCAGACCCTTCCGAAAGTTTTCGTCCAGGTTGAAGTAGTGAATCTCGGTCTTGGCTACTTCCACATCTGGATGGAGGTTAAGCATCTCCAGCAGGGCCCTGGTGCCTCCCTTGCGCACCCCGATGATGATGGCCCCTGGCAGACGTTGCAATGTCGAGGCATTGGAAGTTCCAGAAGGGGTCGCTGATGTCACTGAGGTTAAAGAGGCTCGGAGTTCATGTAGACAAACAAGCAGCTGTGCCTGGAGCAACAGCAGTAGGATCAAAGCCAGGAGGAGCGTCCACAGCATGGCGTCAGTCCAGTCAGGTCAAGGGCGGCACACAAACGAACGCACACAGCAGCTGTTGATTTGCGTGAAGTCAATTTCTGAAAAAGAACGTGCACAgcattaattgttttttttagagAAAATAAGTTGTAAGACCCACaggaaaatattaaatattcaaCAATAATCACAGGTTGAAAATCCTGAAATGTATCAAGCGATTCATTGTCAGGCAAATACGAGTTAGTAACATgacaaatgtaaaatgtgtttaaaaaagaaacaacAGCAGGGCAGGAGTGTACTTTCTCAGTGTGGTTTTAATTAACAGAATTATTAAAACACAGAGAgacaaaacacattaaacattcATGAGCAACAGTGCCTCAGAAATCTCTCTGGGTAAATTTACTCCTAGCAATCCCACTGCAGTCTCACTGCTGTACTCTAGTGGTCACTATTAGAACAATTATCAAAAGTCTCTCCTGAGTCATtacagttaaagggatagttcatccaaaaatgaaccTCAAGATgttacaaacctgtatgagATACAGATTGAATCAAGCTCAAgatgttctaaacctgtatgagattttttttttctgtccaaactaaactaaaaaaaaccatggaagtcaatggctaccatctttttttttgtctggttacaaaaattctttaaaatatattttgtgtccaacagaagaaactcatacaggtttggaacagatGACAAAATCCTTTAAGCTAGTTGAGTTACACATTGGAGTCAATAGCCATTACTTTAAAAAGAagaatatgatttattttcaaaatagcCAATTAAGAAAGCCGCCGTTGTAACTGTATTTAGTGAAGTTGATGCATGAGACTTTTATTATGCATGGATGGGAGGCTCTTGAGGTGTTGTGGCAGGAAAGATACAAAGAAGTAAAAGTTGACTGTTCATGGAActgcaaacaaaaaattgctctccACCGACCTCACTGACCAAAACCATGATGGGAAACGACGTActgacgacacagcttaatgctcATTGGTTTAAACAGCCGTGATGCATGGTTCTTGCttaaaatgtttgattttaaaactttgatatcttgtttttatatgcataaattatgtgtgaatattccctttatttcaggcgaggcaaagcacatctcaaacaagcctaatcCCATGTTGTGGAACTGAGATTTACTTCTCAAAGGGGAGAAGCAGTgagattatttttttctcttctgCATATTATTACATGATTGAAAGATATTTAGAATTTAAACTaatttacacagcaagaagaaaagagctgtctatgaaagaggacaacttaaagaaaaTATTATCTTCAATGCAAGTAAAAATTGTGAAGATAGTTTAGTAGATATATAGAGAGAATTGAAATTTAAACTCAGTAAGCTTCTTTTTTAatagctttatttattgattttaaagcttatttgtatGATTTTATATAAGGTATTTATATACGGtaaattttaacaaagtgcctattaatgattgattaactaaaatgataaatgtgtaa from Pseudorasbora parva isolate DD20220531a chromosome 3, ASM2467924v1, whole genome shotgun sequence carries:
- the hs3st1l2 gene encoding heparan sulfate (glucosamine) 3-O-sulfotransferase 1-like 2 → MLWTLLLALILLLLLQAQLLVCLHELRASLTSVTSATPSGTSNASTLQRLPGAIIIGVRKGGTRALLEMLNLHPDVEVAKTEIHYFNLDENFRKGLDWYRAQMPITLPGQLTVEKTPGYFTAPPAPRRIWATNPAVKLLLIVRDPAERLVSDYTQVLHNRIQQNKPYQPLEEMLLSKGHINTKYKALQRSFYYQHLARWLELFPREQIHIVDGEALIQNPFPELQKAEKFLELPPRIKPNNFYFNVTKGFYCMLSAGHDKCLDESKGRPHAPLSNEAFQKLCRYLRVPNQIFFKMVGQRFDWC